The nucleotide window ctgtagagtccatggggtcccaaagagtcggacatgactgagcgactttcactttcatgtatgtaCCCAACAATAAGCAAATCAAGCTTTTCTCAAAGTTAAAACAGCAATGGGTCTCAAAAGTAGACAGTAGCCTTCCAGAAAGTGATGGGAGAAGCAAATTGCTGTGCTCTGCCTGGAAGTGGACAAGCTAAAGGCTGCGTGGCTTCTGGAACCACGGTGCGTCATCCCCCTACTGCCTGGGGCTCACGGCTAACAATGCCCATTGCAAAGGCTTAGTCCAGCTTCCAAACTCCATGGAGTTTGCTCTTTTGACCATCATGGTGTTTCTCGTGAACTATGGATAACTCTGGACATTTTTTCTCTCCCTGCTAATAACAGGGAGTTGAGTGAGGAATTCCTCAACTGTGAATTATTAAGGCTGTGGAGGTACATTAAAAGTGTCATAAAACGATGGTCTTagaatttttagatattttgctAATAAGTGACATCAGCTGGAAACTTAAGTCTCCCAGCCTTAATCATGAAAAATTTGAATAGAATATACTCTTTTTACCCTCAGCTTTTCTTCTTAGTCTGAGTTTGGCAAACTACAGCCTGCAAACCAAATCCTTTGTAATTAAAGTTCTATAGGAACCCAGTCCCACCCATTGTTCACAAATTGCCTCTGATGGCTTTCACATTCCAATAGCTGAGCAGAATAGCTGGACCAAAGACCTTCTAGCTCACAAACCCAAAAACATTTACTATAGTGGCTCCTACAGAAAGAGTTGGCCTGTATCCATTCTCTGGGAAATGCCCTTCCCATCCAGGATGcctcataacattgagcagagtttaaAAATGGATACATGCTTATGTACGGCCttagtcaggtgggccttaggaagcatcactacgaacaaagctggtggaggtgatggaattccaactaagctatttcaaaccctaaaagatgatgttgtgaaactgctgcactcaatatgccagcaaatttggaaaactcagcagtggccacaaaactgggtaaggtcagttttcattccaatcccaaagaaaggcaatgtcaaagaacattcaaactaccacacaattgcactcatctcacatgattgcaaagtaattctcaaaattctccaagctaggcttcaggagTAGGTGAACTAAACTACTGGattcaagttgggtttagaaaaggcagaggaaccagaaattaaattgccagcatctgttggatcatagcaaaagcaagagaatttcagaaaaaaatctactcctgtttcactgactattctaaagcctttgactgtgtaaatcacaacaaactgtggaaaattcttaaagagacgggagtaccagaccatctgacttgcCACCTgaaaaatctgcatgcaggtcaagaagcaagtcagaaccagacatggaacaacacactggtttcaaattaggaaaggagtatgttaagactgtatattgtgaccttgcttatttaacttatatacagagtacatcatgtgaaatgccgggctggatgaagcacaagctgaatcaagattgcagagagaaatatcaataacctcagatatgcagatggcaccactcttctggcagaaagcgagaaggaactaaagagccccttgatgaaagtgaaagagaagagtgagcaagctggcttaaagctcaacattcagaaaaataagatcatggcatccggtcccaacacttcatggcaaatagatggggaaattatagaaacactgagagactcttagttccttgggctccaaaatcactgcggatggtgactgcagccttgcaattaaaagacatttgctccttggaagaaaagctatgaccaaactagacagcatattaaaaaacagaaacattacctttgccaaaaaaggtctgtctagtcaaagctatggtttttccagtagtcaagtatggatgtgatagttggaccataaagaaagctgagagccgaagaattgatgcttttgaattgtggtgttggagaaaactctttaagagtcccttggactgcaaggagatccaaccagtccatcctgaaggaaatcagtcctgaatattcactggaaggactgatgctgaagctgaagctccaatactctggccacctgatgcgaagaactgactcactggaaaagaccctgatgctaggaaagactgaaggcgggaggagaaggggacggcagaggatgagatggccggacacgactgaacgactgaactgagttgaactgaaATGTATGGCTGtgtccctctgctgtccacttgaaactagcacagcactgttaatcaactattctccaacacaaaacaaaaaggttaaaaacaaaaaggaaaagtcagCAGACCCCTTCTCTAAGTGAAACTGCAAAATAACACCCAACATATTCTCTTTTATAAACTTAATTGAAAGGATAAAAATGAACACTCAGTGAAATCACAAAAGAAGAGTAAAGGTTTAAAAACACCCCAAAGCGACATCCACCCCACgtcttctttactctctgaggGACAAAGCTCAAGAGCTGCTTGAGAACGGAGCACACTGGACGCCACCCGCACGTGAAGTCAGGAGGTGGAAAGGCTGTCACTCTTCTGAAAGCGATCCTAGGGAGGCTGGTGAAGCTGTTAGACAAGCATTTAAGGGAGATCTGCCAGTCCCCACAGACAGGCTCAGATTTAAGAGGTATCAGAGGAGTGCTTCATGAGGTACTTAAAAGTTCAGATCCTTAACACCGCGAAGATCCCAAGCAGAGGCTCCCACAGGCTGTGCTGCAGAGTCACTAAGGAATCCACACCTCCTCCTGAGATCCAGCAGACAGGTGTTAGGGTGACAGGTGACTAGAGAACCGCCCGCTCTGAACCTGTCTCAGCCGCGCCTGTGCGCAGAGTAACCTTCCCTCTTAACAGGACGTCTTCGGTGTGGCTCCTTGAACAGAGAGAGCGCCCGCTTTAATAAATCAGGGGCACGAGATGGCAAATCGGTCTTCATTTCCACCTCAGGAAGAATCGCCCGGCACGGTTTCAGCGGCACCCCAGCCCGCTCTCCCTGCGCGATCCTGAGGCACTAGTGGTCATTCTCATTTGTCTCACAGCCTATACAGAGCAGAGCCCACCCAAGGTGAATACCCTGCTTTTCTGCAatccccaacccccgccccaaCTCTCCAGTTTGCCTTCCAGGGCCAAGCTAGTGTGAAGTACAAAATACTGATTGGGAAGGTGCTCCAGACTCCTGAAGAGCCAGTCAAATTACCATCTGCCCCGTCTTTTCTTATCTCCCCACATACAGTAGTAAATACAATCGATCAGTAAATGTTGGAGCATAGTTCTGGCAATTAAGGGAGTAAAACCTTCCCGGGGTGCGTGCTCTAgcctctccccgccccccgcaTGCAAAGTCTCCGGTGTGTGAGCTCCTGTGATACAGACACGTACCAGCACGGTCCCCGCAGGCCCAACTTCTCCCTCTCCTTATTCACCGAGACCTTGCAATTCATTTTCACCTCCGACAGCAAAAACCCCAGGACAAGATTGTCACAGAAAGGATTATCTTTCAGATCAATGCTGAAATCGATTGCAAACCCCACTATTTATCAGCCTGTGGCAAAACTGCAACTGGTTAGGAAATATGTCTTCTCTCTGGAATGCATGTTCAGCGCATCTAGGCAACATTTCACCTCATTCTCCAAGAATACAATAGCCTGACTTTTCACCCAGAGCTGCACAGTCATAAAATATACATCAACAGCCAAAGTGATCTTTCCAATATCCTCTTATAGGTGAGGCAGAATCCTTCGCTTTCAGCTTAATATAGTTATAATACATGAGGTGcaggttatttattttttcagttaaacTTTCTAACTCTAAAAATGGAGGCTAAAATATAGACCAAAATGGCAACAAGGCGAATGGGAATAGGGCAAAATTGGCTAACATATTTCCACCCTACTTACTGATAGATTTTTCTTCTCCCACATATCCCCCTCCCCAACTGTTTTACACCAAAACCCAAGGGAGAACTTACTAACATTATGGACAACTTGACTGATCAACATGTTACGTCAGCCATATAACAGCAGTGGAATTTTATCAGGGAAGTTTTTTATGGCCAGAAAATCTAGGCTTTCAATTCCTTGGTAtaattaaataaagttaaaactAGAACTTACCTGAGGAATTCAAAACATTCTTACTAAAAACTCCAGATACTGATGTAAATGGTACAATTGATTAAAACAGGTGGATgcaattaattaagaaaaaaaaattatgatagggcttccctgggggctcagtggtaaagaatcaggctGCCACTGCCAgtcaggggttcaatccctgattcaggaagattccacatgtcacggagcaacatgcgccacaactactgagcctctgcgCTAGAGTCCAGGAGCCGCAACTCCTGCAGCCTGCTTGCCTAGGATGCGGGctccgtaacaagagaagcctctgcaatgagaagcctgagcaccacaattagagagtggCCTGCTCgtcaacaaagacacagcaccgccataaataaacaaagaaacacacaaatacaatttttaaaagttaaacttaaaaaaaaaagtaaattataataGCCAGAAAGTACCTTAAAGAAACAAGATAATAAAAAAAGACACTTTGGGACaagaaatacactttaaaaacagACCCATGTGGAGTACTAAAGCAATGATTTATTATACTCAAACAGCAAATAAGCatctagaaagaaaacaaaatgtcaaAATGATATATTCATATCACACTGCCTCATACAAATATTTTGCAATGTCTAGACACTTCAAGTTTCTTAAACCAGAAAGAAAGATTGACCAAGACTTGCCAAAGGCTTCTactttaaatattcatatttaagCCAATTACTTAGACTCTAAAATGTATTGTCTCATAAAATATGATTACCCGTAGTGACAAAAATTTTATGTAATTGAAATGCCACTGAATTAAAATGCACAGATTCAAAGTTTATAGTGAATCTTTTAGATTTCAAGGCCAATCAGCAAAACCTTTTATCCAAGATGAGATTTGCACTTAGAAAGATCAATTAAATGACAATGACCAAAAAGTTTGCAGAAGAATCAAAACTGATGTGGATAAACCACTGGCAGATTAATCAGTGTATCAGCTTCTCACTGAAGTAGGTCAGTCAAAAAAAGATGGTTGGCTGGACTAGGGGtggttatttgtaaaatggagactcAGAGATGAAATGTAAAATCAAGACTTGACAGTAGATTTGATACTAAGGAAAAGATaagttgcaaggcagattccagGTAAACGGCTGAACAGTACAGCCATGAAACAGAGATGCTGTTAGAAAACCCAACTTGGAAGTGGGAGGGAGAGTCTTCTTGAATTTAGACACGTGGGGTGTTGAGGTGTCTTTGAGATGTTTTAAGTATAGAAAGTCATAAAGGTAAATGGATACATGGGTCCAGAGTACAAAGAAGCAGAAATCTGGAGTAAAAAGTCACCAATGCCGAGTCCTGGCCAAGGGGTGAGTTTTCTGGCAGTGTTAATATTCACATTTTGACAAGGCGCCCAATGGATGAAGGACCTCAGAGAAGCACCAGCACTGAGTTAAGGCTAGGAGGACAAGTTGAGAATCCAGCAGACTCTACTGGCTATGCCGAAGTCTGCGAGGAAGAGTGGTTTAAAACACATGGGTGATCAGGAAGAGGAGGTATCCAGCACCTTGGCAATGCAGATCAGCAGGGTGAAAGCCAGTTACACAGTGAAGgtggttccactgtttcctagGAGGGGGTGAGCCATGGCCTTGCTTCCCTCACGTGAGGCTTTCTCCCTGATGTAACTTGGGCAGTGACGATACTGCGGAGAAACGGCAGCGAGGCTGAGAGAGTAGACATCTTGACATATTTCAGGCTGGGAACTGATGCTAGTTCTGCACCCACCATctcagagaaaaagtgaaagctgGGAAGATATGAAAGGTAATCTAATCAAATACCTTTAGTTAAATCAACCTTTGTTAAGATcaagctcctggagtttgatTTCACAGGGTCATGATTCCTGGTGATGTgcggcagaagccaacacaatactgtagagTGACTGTCCTCCAATAATTGTATTTTGTTCTATACTTGCCAATAGTGTACAATTATAACCTTTGATAATTATTAGTTACCCCAGAACAGTTATGTTTTAAGCGAACTGCTCAACTGTTATCACCAATAGAATATACTTAGATGTGTTCTTTCTATAAAACTTTCtaagtagtaaaaataaataaataaattagccaataaatccttaaaaaaaaaaaaacaacaacaacagagctcCCCAGATCACAAGTGTTTCTAATATTCACTTGTCCCTGGCTTTGCCTTACACTGGTATCCTTATAgtactgcggctgctgctaagtcacttcagtcgtgtctgactctgtgcgaccccacagacggcagcccaccaggctcctctgtccctgggattctccaggcaagaatactggagtgggctgccatttccttctccagtcataCTACACTTGAAGAACTAGCCcatgaaataataatagcaataataatattaGTACAATgggagcaaaaataaaataaatactctgCAAATAATAACCTTTTTATTCCTTACAACAACCCTGTGATGTAGGCCCTATTGCTATTTCCACTTAGTCACCACACaactgagaaaaagagaagtcaAGTCACCCACAATCAGAGAGATGGTTAGTGGCAAAGGCAGGATCTGAACGCAGGCAACTTGCTCTGGAATCCAGGTGCTTAACCCTGATGAAACACAGTCCTCTCATATGCAggaatccatttaaaaataaaaattgctctAGCACTCTCACTCACTAATAAGGTTATAATGAGTGTGCTACTATGCTATTTACACATCATTATTTCAAACATGGAAGCAATCGTGTCCTGCTATAATTCCTCAGCAGGTTCACAGATTTTAGAATATTAACAAGTAACTTTAAGCTATAAAACAATTTATACATAAATGAAGGATGTCCTGTGGTATAATAGTAACCATAGCAACAGAGTAAGATGGGTTTGCAAAGTGAAAAGTATCCTAAGGTATTTGATGCCCCCAGAAAAGCTTTCTCTCCATTTACAATAGGGACATGACCAGTAGCAGCAAAATAACAGTACATTTTCATAGTAGATTATATTACaatctagaaggcaatggcaccccactccagtactcttgcctggaaaatcccatggacagaggagcctggtgggctgcaagtccatggggtcactaagagtcggacacgactgagtgacttcactgtcacttttcactttcatgcattggagaaggaaatggcagcccactccagtgttcttgcctggagaatcccagggacgggggagcctggtgggctgctgtctatggggttgcacagagtcggacatgactgaagcgagttagcagatTAGCAATATTATATCTTAACattcttattttcaaaaggaaataaaaggactATACTAAAATCTGTCCAATTTGTATCTCAATAACAGGAATGCTTAATTCATTCAAGATTTTATACTAAATCTTGAATAAGGTAACATTTTATATAAACCATGATATGTACAaacatttatttggaaaaatatgcaatcagaataaagttttattttatatttatattatattatatttatattatccgCCTccagccgctgccgccgccgccggagCTCTGTAGTATGGCATCGAGGAGAATGGAGACCAAACCTGTGATAACCTGTCTCAAAACCCTCCTCATCATCTACTCCTTCGTCTTCTGGATCACCGGGGTGATCCTGCTGGCCGTTGGAGTCTGGGGCAAACTTACTCTGGGCACCTACATCTCCCTTATCGCCGAGAACTCCACAAATGCTCCCTATGTGCTCATCGGCACTGGCACCACCATCGTCGTGTTTGGCCTGTTTGGATGCTTTGCCACATGCCGTGGTAGCCCATGGATGCTGAAACTGTACGCCATGTTTCTGTCCCTGGTGTTTCTGGCTGAGCTCGTGGCTGGCATTTCAGGGTTCGTGTTTCGTCATGAGATCAAGGACACCTTCCTGAGGACTTACACAGACGCCATGCAGAATTACAATGGCAACGACGAGAGGAGCCGGGCAGTGGACCACGTGCAGCTCAGCCTGAGCTGCTGTGGCGTGCAGAACTATACCAACTGGAGCACCAGCCCCTACTTCCTGGAGCACGGCATCCCCTCGAGCTGCTGCATGAATGACACCTATTGCAACCCCCAGGATCTGCACAACCTGACTGTTGCCGCCACTAAAGTGAACCAGAAGGGTTGTTATGATCTGGTGACCAGTTTCATGGAGACCAACATGGGAATCATCGCTGGAGTGGCTTTTGGGATTGCATTCTCCCAGCTGATTGGCATGCTGCTGGCCTGCTGTTTGTCCCGGTTCATCACAGCCAACCAGTATGAGATGGTGTAAGGAGTCTTTCAAGAATGACAGAATAAGAGACCTGTTTTCAAAAGGAACTGCGGCAATCTTTGAAAGACTTCCAAAGAATGTTAGAGCACAGTACATAATACACCTGTcctaacccccaccccaccctgcgtCACTGCAACTGACGCTCCCACACAGCCTCTGCTCCACCTTTCAGCCTGCGTCATGCGTAGCGTTCCATTTCGTGAAGCCCTGTTGTGCCAGAGTGTAGCCAGGTTCCCTGCATCTAGTCCTAGGGGACCCCACCCAAGGCCCTGTGCGTGCCAGCTCCTCCATCTGTACTTGGTCCAACTGCAGCTCATTGTAGGTGACTGATTCTCCACACCATCACTGGCCCTGCTGGGCCCTGCATGTAGTGTGGGAGGCTCCTGTTAGCCCTTGATCATGATTGATAAACGCTGCATACCCCCTAGATATAGATAAGCAGATAGCTATCTGTTCTTTTGGCTTAATCTCCTTTGGTTGGGTTTTCCCTTTTACTAAGGCTCTTTCCTACCTTCTTCAGGCTGCCTAGGCATGTAATACTTTGCAATTGTCCTTGAGGAGAAAAGGGCATGTGTCATGCACGAAGGAGATTATTGAGCTTTGGGTGGCCTCCTTGCTCCTTGTTGTTACATGCCTGGGAACGTATAGAGGGTTTAGTGCACCTGTATAACCCTGTTACAAAGCTGTATTGTTGCTTCCTGTGAAGGAAATAATTACTTCTGTTTTTCCCCAATTAATTGCTATTGtgttattttacttctttctatattttttctttgcattgacatTACAGACATCGAGGACCTCatcaaaatcaatttaaaaatgagtgtgAAGGGGGAACAAAAgtcaagatatttttaaaagatctttaaaaatgcCTCTGTCTCGCATGCCAACAAGAATGCATTGATATTGTGAACATTTGTGATACATGTATTAATAAATagtcattacaaaaaaaaaaaaaaaagaataaagttttaaTAATGCCATAGCATACTATATCTACAAAGGGTAGATGAATATTTTGTGGAGTATAGTCATAATGTATCCCctaagaaacagatttttttttaaagaaatcagaaCTTGTAAAGAGTAGGAATCATTTGGAGAAATAATGAGGTAAATTCCTTTCTAATATCTATTGGCAAAAGAACTATAAGGTtgcttaagtaaataaatatcatttaaagACCACTAATATtgtataatggagaaggcaatggcaccccactccagtactcttgcctggaaaatcccatggacggaggagcctggtagattgcagaccatggggtcactaggagtcggacatgactgtgtaactttcaagtagacaacctgagcgacttcactttcacttttaaactttcatgcattggagaaggaaatggcaacccactccagtgttcttgcctggagaatcccagggacgggggagcctggtgggctgccatctctgggatcgcacagagtcggatacgactgaagtgacttagcagcaatactgtataatgggtttccctggtggctcacatggtaaagaatcaggaGATTCTTTCTCCcgggcaatgcgggagacctgggttcaattcctgggtagggacaatcccctggagaaggaatggctacccactctaggattcttgcctggagaattccatggacagaggagccttgcgggctatacagtccatggggttacaaagagtcagacacgactgagtgacgaatGCACACACAAACGCAGTATTGTATATAcaattaataaagaaagaaataaaatactaaatgaaGGCTCTCCTTCAGCTACAGATTTGGTGTAACCCTGTTCACTTCAGTGTGCATCAATGGCAAAGCAAGTTGTTGCTTTTCCAACATTTGGATAACAGCATAAGAATACAAAATTCAGAGTTTGGTACAATGTGCTAATACTCTCAAGACAAAGTTTAATAGAAACTGTGTGAGtttcaaaacaattttatatGTCTGAGAACTAAGGAGACTATGTATTAACTTACAACAGCTTTCACATAAATCCACAGCGTACGACGATCAAAAAGTCAATCTTCTCTTAGGAGAGGAGCGCTGTATAACACAGAATAAAGGAGTGGACCACTGGCCCTGCGCTACTGCGGTCACCTCAGATTCTACGGCGTGCCTTTCAAGGGCACACGGACTGAGAGCTTTCAGAGAAAAAGAGCTGGGCTGATGAGGAAGTGTTAAAATCCCTTCATATGAGGAATGTGTCACAATGAGGAAAGTTTCCCAAGCTCAGGGACCAACCTTACCTTACTTCATCACCAATACCCAGTACATAGTAGGTGCAGAGTAAGTGTTTGTTGTACAAGTGAACAAACTAATGTATATAAATGTGCAGAAAAGAGTGAGACAAGATTGAGAAGCCTCAAATATCTGAATGTGTATTTAAAGGATATGAGTTATTCTATTTGGCCTCCAGAGTAGAACCAGGACTAGAGTTTGGAAGTCACAGGAAAACAAATTACGACTCAAAAGAAGACCGTTGTGCTACTGGGATGCCCAGGTTTTTCTCCTACCTGGAAGGACCAAGCCAGATGCAGGTTCAGACGTGTTGAAAATGGGGTAAGCAGCATCCTGATACATGGGACTCCCAGAGGCATAGAGGCACAGGACTGCCCCAGAGTCCTGCCTTATGCG belongs to Bubalus kerabau isolate K-KA32 ecotype Philippines breed swamp buffalo chromosome 9, PCC_UOA_SB_1v2, whole genome shotgun sequence and includes:
- the LOC129620237 gene encoding tetraspanin-7, whose translation is MASRRMETKPVITCLKTLLIIYSFVFWITGVILLAVGVWGKLTLGTYISLIAENSTNAPYVLIGTGTTIVVFGLFGCFATCRGSPWMLKLYAMFLSLVFLAELVAGISGFVFRHEIKDTFLRTYTDAMQNYNGNDERSRAVDHVQLSLSCCGVQNYTNWSTSPYFLEHGIPSSCCMNDTYCNPQDLHNLTVAATKVNQKGCYDLVTSFMETNMGIIAGVAFGIAFSQLIGMLLACCLSRFITANQYEMV